The Vicia villosa cultivar HV-30 ecotype Madison, WI linkage group LG1, Vvil1.0, whole genome shotgun sequence genome includes a region encoding these proteins:
- the LOC131615529 gene encoding transcription repressor MYB6-like, translating to MGRHSCCYKQKLRKGLWSPEEDEKLLRHITKYGHGCWSSVPKQAGLQRCGKSCRLRWINYLRPDLKRGTFSQDEENLIVELHAVLGNRWSQIAAQLPGRTDNEIKNLWNSCLKKKLRQKGIDPVTHKPLSEVENNGEENSKSQEKAPELVLLSSNELNLLKSESSKSDAGSSYEQRTSSSISPKDYALEMEGSCNKEFFIDRFMSSNSQNLDLMGNYPIQMSYANNENDSSHWFNQTGKTFDMKYSDQFHFNSATAAAATTMFLPNSYCCNNSLDIPPSENVSTSMMKSDGNTLNLQNSNFSWGGLIENHHHHTEEAKWENNNNNNHNEFFHNPILMLASESLCNEIKPQMNLVPDNFETILPHTKQEQSHTQNSNIFSKDIQKLREAFGDM from the exons ATGGGAAGACACTCTTGCTGCTACAAGCAGAAGCTTAGGAAGGGACTTTGGTCACCAGAAGAAGATGAAAAATTACTAAGGCATATAACTAAATATGGCCATGGATGTTGGAGTTCTGTGCCTAAACAAGCAG gTTTGCAAAGATGTGGTAAGAGTTGCAGACTTAGATGGATTAATTACTTAAGACCAGATTTAAAAAGAGGAACATTTTCTCAAGATGAAGAGAATCTCATTGTTGAACTTCATGCTGTATTAGGCAATAG ATGGTCTCAAATTGCGGCGCAATTGCCCGGGAGGACTGACAATGAAATAAAGAATTTATGGAACTCTTGTTTGAAGAAGAAACTGCGGCAAAAAGGTATAGATCCTGTAACTCATAAGCCATTGTCTGAGGTTGAGAATAATGGAGAGGAGAATTCCAAGAGTCAAGAGAAAGCGCCGGAGTTAGTGTTACTATCCTCGAATGAACTGAATCTTTTGAAATCGGAGAGTTCTAAATCAGATGCGGGTTCTAGCTATGAGCAGAGAACATCGTCTTCAATTTCGCCGAAAGATTATGCGCTAGAAATGGAAGGCTCTTGCAACAAAGAGTTTTTCATTGACAGGTTCATGAGTTCGAACTCTCAGAATTTGGATTTGATGGGGAATTATCCGATTCAGATGAGTTACGCGAACAATGAGAATGATAGTAGTCATTGGTTTAACCAAACTGGAAAAACTTTCGATATGAAATATTCTGATCAGTTTCATTTCAATTCCGCTACAGCAGCAGCAGCAACAACTATGTTTCTTCCTAATTCGTATTGCTGCAACAATTCGCTCGATATTCCTCCGTCTGAGAATGTTTCTACATCAATGATGAAAAGTGATGGCAAtacattaaacttgcaaaacagCAATTTTTCTTGGGGAGGATTGATagaaaatcatcatcatcatacagaAGAAGCTAAGTgggagaataataataataataatcataatgagTTCTTTCACAATCCGATTTTAATGTTGGCTTCTGAATCGTTATGCAATGAGATAAAGCCGCAAATGAATTTGGTACCTGATAATTTCGAGACTATTTTGCCTCATACAAAGCAAGAACAATCACATACACAAAATTCTAATATCTTTTCTAAGGATATTCAGAAACTCAGAGAAGCTTTCGGAGATATGTGA
- the LOC131643989 gene encoding pectin acetylesterase 2-like, producing the protein MRMKLLILFACLLSGFISSRSETLFSFSQNDVVSANPLQLMVNLTLIQGADSKGAVCLDGTLPGYHLDRGFDSGANSWLIHLEGGGWCNTIRNCVYRKKTRRGSSKYMENQIPFTGILSNKPEENPDFFNWNRVKLRYCDGASFTGDSENEAAGLQFRGQKIWLAAIEELMSQGMDNAEQALLSGCSAGGLASIIHCDEFQSLLPKSSKVKCFSDAGFFLDAIDVSGGRSLRNLFEGVVQLQEAQKNLPKNCLNKLDPTSCFFPQNLVEHIETPLFLLNAAYDVWQVQASLAPATADPLGSWNECKSNHANCSSSQIQFLQDFRNQMVDDLKDFSRPSQTGLFINSCFAHCQSERQETWFADDSPLLEDKPIAVAVGDWYFDREVVKSIDCPYPCDNNCHNLVFRRV; encoded by the exons ATGAGAATGAAGCTGCTGATTTTGTTTGCATGCTTACTTTCTGGGTTTATCTCCTCTAGATCTGAGACACTGTTTTCCTTCTCACAAAACGATGTCGTCTCAGCTAATCCATTGCAACTTATGGTTAACCTCACTCTCATTCAAGGAGCTGATTCCAAAGGAGCTG TTTGTTTGGATGGAACATTGCCCGGTTACCATTTGGATCGTGGATTTGATTCTGGTGCGAATAGTTGGCTTATTCATCTTGAG GGAGGAGGATGGTGTAACACAATCAGAAATTGTGTATATAGAAAAAAGACTCGTCGTGGTTCCTCCAAATACATGGAAAATCAAATACCATTCACAGGAATATTGAGTAATAAACCAGAAGAAAACCCTG ATTTCTTTAACTGGAATAGAGTCAAATTAAGGTACTGTGACGGAGCATCTTTTACTGGAGATAGTGAAAATGAG GCGGCAGGGCTTCAATTTCGAGGACAAAAAATTTGGCTAGCTGCAATAGAGGAATTGATGTCTCAAGGAATGGATAATGCAGAACAG GCCCTTCTTTCTGGATGTTCTGCGGGTGGTCTTGCGTCCATAATACATTGTGACGAGTTCCAAAGCTTGTtaccaaaatcttccaaagtgAAGTGTTTTAGTGATGCGGGTTTTTTTCTTGATGC AATTGATGTATCTGGAGGACGCTCATTGAGAAATCTGTTTGAAGGCGTAGTTCAGTTACAG GAAGCACAAAAAAATCTGCCAAAAAATTGTCTCAACAAACTGGACCCAACTTCG TGCTTCTTTCCTCAGAATTTGGTTGAACATATTGAGACGCCATTGTTTCTACTCAATGCGGCTTATGATGTGTGGCAG GTTCAAGCCAGTTTAGCCCCAGCGACAGCCGATCCTCTTGGCTCTTGGAATGAATGCAAATCAAACCATGCAAATTGTAGCTCGTCTCAAATTCAGTTCCTCCAAG ACTTCAGAAATCAAATGGTTGACGATTTGAAAGATTTTTCAAGACCGTCTCAAACTGGACTTTTCATAAATTCCTGTTTTGCTCATTGCCAGTCGGAGAGACAGGAGACATGGTTCGCGGATGACTCTCCTCTTCTCGAGGACAAG CCAATTGCAGTTGCTGTTGGAGACTGGTATTTCGACCGGGAAGTTGTCAAATCTATTGACTGTCCTTACCCTTGTGACAATAATTGCCATAATTTGGTGTTTAGAAGAGTATAA